A DNA window from Linepithema humile isolate Giens D197 chromosome 6, Lhum_UNIL_v1.0, whole genome shotgun sequence contains the following coding sequences:
- the LOC105667470 gene encoding calcium uptake protein 1 homolog, mitochondrial isoform X3 — protein sequence MRRTLNIYVAITFLHCLAQAVVSSRFDKLTLYLPSICLCSRTMQTEVFLQIIEYENRIRAYSTPDKIFRYFATVKVTSLEDTEVYMTPDDFLRAITPGMQQPDGLGLDKYKRYDPKNIHTKLELELDEDSIFYKLGSAGLITFSDYIFLLTVLSTSRRHFEIAFRMFDFNGDGDVDSEEFGKVATLIRQQTSIGTRHRDHATTGNTFKGVNSALTTYFFGPEMNQKLTIEKFLDFQQQLQREIMSLEFERRNPDEHGNITEVDFTELLLAYAGYPAKKKAKMLKRVKKTFRENPQGISKEEYLKFFHFLNNINDVDTALTFYHIAGASIDQATLKHVAKTVAHVDLSDHIIQVVYTIFDENMDGQLSNREFVAVMKNRVLRGLEKPKDTGFVKLIQSLIKCAKNSDLLSFDK from the exons ATGAGAAgaacgttaaatatttatgtagcaatCACATTTTTGCATTGTTTGGCACAAGCAGTAGTATCGAGTAGATTCGACAAGTTAACGCTTTACTTGCCATCCATATGTTTATGCAGCAGGACGATGCAGACTGAAGTGTTTTTGCAGATAATAGAATATGAGAACAGGATAAGAGCGTACTCGACGCCAGACAAAATCTTTCGTTACTTCGCGACAGTGAAAGTAACTAGTTTAGAAGATACCGAGGTCTATATGACACCGGATGATTTTCTTCGAGCTATCACACCAGGCATGCAACAGCCAGATG GCCTTGGTCTGGACAAATATAAACGTTACGATCCAAAG AATATTCATACAAAATTAGAATTGGAATTGGACGAAGACAGCATTTTCTACAAGCTGGGTAGCGCAGGTCTCATCACTTTCTCCGATTATATCTTTTTGCTGACTGTATTGTCAA CTTCTAGGCGTCACTTTGAAATCGCCTTCAGAATGTTCGACTTTAATGGAGATGGTGACGTTGATTCTGAGGAATTTGGGAAAGTAGCTACATTGATACGGCAACAAACCAGTATAGGCACGCGGCACCGCGATCACGCGACTACTGGAAACACATTCAag GGAGTGAATTCCGCGTTAACAACCTACTTCTTTGGACCAGAAATGAATCAGAAACTAACGATTGAGAAGTTTTTAGATTTCCAGCAACAATTACAGCGGGAAATTATGAGTCTCGAG TTTGAACGACGAAATCCGGATGAGCACGGCAACATTACCGAGGTAGACTTTACAGAACTATTGTTGGCTTATGCCGGATATCCAGCGAAGAAGAAAGCAAAAATGCTGAAAAGAGTGAAAAAGAC TTTTAGGGAAAATCCACAAGGGATCAGCAAAGAGGAGTATCTCAAATTTTTCCACTTTCTGAACAATATTAATGATGTGGATACGGCCTTAACGTTCTATCATATAGCCGGCGCCTCTATTGATCAAG CAACTTTGAAGCATGTAGCGAAAACTGTCGCTCACGTCGATCTGAGTGATCACATCATCCAAGTGGTATATACAATCTTTGATGAAAACA TGGATGGACAGCTTAGCAATCGGGAGTTTGTCGCAGTGATGAAAAATCGTGTCCTTCGCGGTTTGGAAAAACCAAAGGATACTGGATTTGTCAAATTAATACAATCTTTGATAAAGTGTGCAAAGAATAGTGATCTTTTATCgttcgataaataa
- the LOC105667454 gene encoding uncharacterized protein has product MHEKYKIFMFINSRLLQVVIIVLIVNVVTANLLDKLIKTTSAESDFQAVNKEETLKQKMADVLSVGQYFQDIFSEHPAPFEIEFGHVCENPNEWEQRFERKDFDNNRYSGKIKWGNKKGEYGEHYWDLNH; this is encoded by the exons ATGcacgagaaatataaaatctttatgtttataaattcacGTTTATTACAAGTAGTAATAATAGTGCTTATTGTAAATGTTGTCACAGCTAATTTGTTGGACAAACTTATAAAAACTACGTCAGCTG aatcaGATTTCCAAGCTGTGAATaaagaagaaactttaaaaCAGAAAATGGCAGACGTTTTATCAGTAGGACAGTACTTTCA agacATATTTTCCGAACATCCAGCACCTTTCGAAATTGAATTTGGTCATGTTTGCGAGAATCCCAACGAATGGGAACAGAGATTCGAGCGGAAGGACTTTGATAATAATCGCTACAGTGGCAAG ATAAAATGGGGCAACAAAAAAGGAGAATACGGCGAGCATTATTGGgatttaaatcattaa
- the LOC105667475 gene encoding V-type proton ATPase subunit D-like — MKRYNRSGTIMEVVDRLAIFPTFSSYTNVKCRLNCARRGRDLLEKRVDGLLIRFRTILLHLLENKLQLGEVMRNAVFSLAEVNYATGGINKLVLQTVNKAKIRIRSRQEIIGGIRLWIYEPFCSSADPFELAGLARGGQQITKLKKNYGKAIELLVELASLQYNFQTLDRVIKATSRRVNALRHIIIPQLERTLAYIVTELDEYEREEFYRLKKIQQWKMQRRNGKSHKLIRHSNIFDDTDEDLLF, encoded by the exons ATGAAAAGGTATAATCGGTCCGGGACAATCATGGAGGTCGTAGATAGATTGGCAATCTTCCCGACATTCAGTTCATACACGAACGTAAAATGTCGCTTGAATTGCGCACGCAGAGGTCGTGATTTGCTCGAAAAGAGGGTCGATGGTCTCTTAATCCGATTCCGCACAATTCTATTGCATCTACTCGAAAACAAATTACAGCTTGGCGAAGTGATGAGGAACGCGGTCTTTTCGTTGGCCGAGGTAAATTATGCGACAGGTGGTATAAACAAACTGGTCCTACAGACGGTCAATAAAGCCAAAATAAGAATTCGATCCAGACAAGAGATCATCGGCGGCATTCGACTGTGGATTTACGAGCCTTTCTGTAGCAGCGCAGATCCCTTCGAACTCGCCGGACTAGCCAGGGGCGGTCAACAG ATAACGAAATTAAAGAAGAATTATGGGAAAGCGATCGAGTTACTCGTCGAATTGGCGTCGTTACAGTACAATTTTCAAACTCTCGACCGGGTAATCAAGGCGACTAGTCGTCGCGTAAACGCTCTCCGACATATCATTATACCCCAGTTGGAAAGAACGCTCGCGTATATCGTTACCGAACTCGACGAGTACGAGCGAGAGGAATTCTATCGCCTAAAAAAGATACAACAGTGGAAGATGCAACGACGTAACGGCAAATCTCATAAATTGATTCGACATTCAAATATATTCGATGACACGGATGAAGATCTTCTTTTTTAA
- the LOC105667474 gene encoding frizzled-4 isoform X3 produces MRWILLLMLVRAIWCAHGACEPIRIEMCRGLGYNVTVMPNLVGNEIQGDADFTLQTFSPLIQYGCSAQLHLFLCSVYAPMCTEKVPAPIGPCRSLCEQVRARCFPVLQGFGFPWPAALNCSKFPPENNHQHMCMEGPGEPGPANPIQPFQTMSAGNGPWGCSWYAKSGLYIFLNRSGRCAAACDADILWSQKDKKLTEAWMTIFASACLISVVIAILTLLKPCKRSALNTTAERAIICLMICHTVVAIGYVIRLAAGRLNVACTPVIPLHPQDQIALAQQQQQQQQQQQQQQQQEQQQQYLTQDGLANPYCAVVFLLLYYFGFAAIAWWVVICAWWCIMTRKWTRLRAGNCKEDNFGLQQGFSTVTAVAAWGLPAAHTIAVLVTRDVDADELTASCFVGQQNTHSLLVLVLAPQFVYLSFGTTFLLVGLASLALPRRPTVTPTSTSLTTATSALTASHTNPLTRQQREAPGKLSPVKIYRRQKQLLTRVGIFSCLYAGLMICITSTTFYEWWGRETWLRAPEPSTAPRAPARPLLQFFVLRLVITLGTGVITAACIWWPEVTSMYRKLLHCKQSPHKCPPLPSVVHCYNAGGTTGSVPHQIHHLGHLTPPQHPLLHQHTMTNSQIPYRNHKKYRKHRKHHSGSETQV; encoded by the exons ATGCGTTGGATTTTATTGTTGATGTTAGTGCGTGCGATATGGTGCGCGCACGGCGCCTGCGAACCGATCAGAATCGAAATGTGTCGCGGCCTTGGCTACAACGTTACTGTCATGCCGAATCTGGTCGGTAACGAGATCCAAGGCGATGCCGATTTTACTTTACAAACATTCAGTCCACTTATTCAATATGGATGCAG CGCGCAATTACATCTGTTCCTATGCTCGGTTTACGCACCGATGTGCACGGAAAAAGTCCCTGCCCCTATAGGGCCTTGCCGGAGTCTGTGCGAGCAAGTGCGAGCCCGTTGCTTTCCGGTTCTTCAAGGATTCGGCTTTCCTTGGCCCGCTGCATTGAACTGCTCCAAGTTTCCGCCAGAAAATAATCATCAGCACATGTGCATGGAAGGTCCGGGCGAGCCTGGACCAGCTAATCCAATCCAG CCTTTTCAGACGATGAGTGCCGGCAACGGACCCTGGGGCTGTTCCTGGTATGCCAAGTCTGGATTGTACATCTTCTTGAATCGTTCGGGAAGATGCGCTGCTGCTTGCGACGCTGATATTTTGTGGTCCCAAAAGGACAAGAAGCTTACAGAGGCCTGGATGACCATATTCGCATCGGCGTGCCTCATCTCTGTCGTGATTGCCATTCTGACGCTTTTAAAACCATGTAAACGGTCTGCACTGAACACCACTGCAG agCGTGCAATAATCTGCCTGATGATCTGCCACACGGTAGTAGCAATTGGCTATGTGATTCGATTGGCCGCTGGCCGGCTGAACGTCGCCTGTACACCCGTAATTCCGTTGCACCCACAAGATCAGATTGCCTTGGcccagcagcagcagcagcagcagcaacaacaacaacaacaacaacaacaagaACAACAGCAACAGTACCTCACGCAGGATGGTTTAGCTAATCCTTACTGCGCCGTCGTTTTTCTACTACTTTATTATTTCGGATTCGCCGCAATTGCATG GTGGGTCGTGATATGCGCGTGGTGGTGCATAATGACCAGAAAATGGACAAGATTGAGAGCCGGCAACTGCAAGGAGGATAACTTTGGATTGCAGCAAGGATTTTCAACCGTCACCGCCGTCGCGGCTTGGGGACTCCCCGCCGCACACACTATCGCTGTGCTGGTCACAAGAGACGTCGATGCTGACGAATTAACCG CAAGTTGTTTCGTCGGCCAGCAAAATACGCATTCTCTACTTGTATTGGTGTTAGCGCCACAATTCGTCTATTTGTCGTTCGGGACGACGTTTTTGTTGGTCGGCTTGGCGTCGTTGGCGTTACCACGACGTCCGACGGTGACGCCAACATCAACGTCGTTGACTACAGCGACGTCGGCGTTAACAGCGTCTCACACGAATCCTTTAACTCGTCAGCAACGGGAAGCGCCCGGCAAATTGTCTCCGGTGAAAATTTACCGGCGGCAAAAGCAGCTGTTAACGCGCGTAGGCATATTTAGTTGTCTTTATGCTGGACTGATGATCTGCATCACCAGCACGACCTTCTACGAATGGTGGGGTAGAGAAACGTGGCTTCGAGCGCCGGAACCATCGACGGCGCCGCGCGCGCCCGCTCGACCTCTGCTGCAATTCTTCGTGCTGCGATTAGTGATAACTCTCGGCACTGGCGTCATAACCGCCGCGTGCATTTGGTGGCCAGAAGTAACAAGTATGTATCGTAAACTACTGCACTGCAAGCAATCGCCACACAAATGCCCTCCATTGCCATCCGTTGTGCATTGTTACAACGCCGGCGGCACCACCGGCTCCGTACCTCACCAGATTCATCATCTTGGTCATCTTACGCCACCGCAGCATCCTTTGTTACATCAACATACAATGACGAATTCGCAGATACCGTACAGAAAccataaaaaatatcgaaaacatCGGAAACATCATTCCGGCAGTGAAACACAGGTTTGA
- the LOC105667474 gene encoding frizzled-4 isoform X1 encodes MRWILLLMLVRAIWCAHGACEPIRIEMCRGLGYNVTVMPNLVGNEIQGDADFTLQTFSPLIQYGCSAQLHLFLCSVYAPMCTEKVPAPIGPCRSLCEQVRARCFPVLQGFGFPWPAALNCSKFPPENNHQHMCMEGPGEPGPANPIQPFQTMSAGNGPWGCSWYAKSGLYIFLNRSGRCAAACDADILWSQKDKKLTEAWMTIFASACLISVVIAILTLLKPCKRSALNTTAERAIICLMICHTVVAIGYVIRLAAGRLNVACTPVIPLHPQDQIALAQQQQQQQQQQQQQQQQEQQQQYLTQDGLANPYCAVVFLLLYYFGFAAIAWWVVICAWWCIMTRKWTRLRAGNCKEDNFGLQQGFSTVTAVAAWGLPAAHTIAVLVTRDVDADELTASCFVGQQNTHSLLVLVLAPQFVYLSFGTTFLLVGLASLALPRRPTVTPTSTSLTTATSALTASHTNPLTRQQREAPGKLSPVKIYRRQKQLLTRVGIFSCLYAGLMICITSTTFYEWWGRETWLRAPEPSTAPRAPARPLLQFFVLRLVITLGTGVITAACIWWPEVTSMYRKLLHCKQSPHKCPPLPSVVHCYNAGGTTGSVPHQIHHLGHLTPPQHPLLHQHTMTNSQIPYRNHKKYRKHRKHHSGSETQLLIFNYYKHKILCIHTHHRRRDLVPWFCERDVFWHDTIFI; translated from the exons ATGCGTTGGATTTTATTGTTGATGTTAGTGCGTGCGATATGGTGCGCGCACGGCGCCTGCGAACCGATCAGAATCGAAATGTGTCGCGGCCTTGGCTACAACGTTACTGTCATGCCGAATCTGGTCGGTAACGAGATCCAAGGCGATGCCGATTTTACTTTACAAACATTCAGTCCACTTATTCAATATGGATGCAG CGCGCAATTACATCTGTTCCTATGCTCGGTTTACGCACCGATGTGCACGGAAAAAGTCCCTGCCCCTATAGGGCCTTGCCGGAGTCTGTGCGAGCAAGTGCGAGCCCGTTGCTTTCCGGTTCTTCAAGGATTCGGCTTTCCTTGGCCCGCTGCATTGAACTGCTCCAAGTTTCCGCCAGAAAATAATCATCAGCACATGTGCATGGAAGGTCCGGGCGAGCCTGGACCAGCTAATCCAATCCAG CCTTTTCAGACGATGAGTGCCGGCAACGGACCCTGGGGCTGTTCCTGGTATGCCAAGTCTGGATTGTACATCTTCTTGAATCGTTCGGGAAGATGCGCTGCTGCTTGCGACGCTGATATTTTGTGGTCCCAAAAGGACAAGAAGCTTACAGAGGCCTGGATGACCATATTCGCATCGGCGTGCCTCATCTCTGTCGTGATTGCCATTCTGACGCTTTTAAAACCATGTAAACGGTCTGCACTGAACACCACTGCAG agCGTGCAATAATCTGCCTGATGATCTGCCACACGGTAGTAGCAATTGGCTATGTGATTCGATTGGCCGCTGGCCGGCTGAACGTCGCCTGTACACCCGTAATTCCGTTGCACCCACAAGATCAGATTGCCTTGGcccagcagcagcagcagcagcagcaacaacaacaacaacaacaacaacaagaACAACAGCAACAGTACCTCACGCAGGATGGTTTAGCTAATCCTTACTGCGCCGTCGTTTTTCTACTACTTTATTATTTCGGATTCGCCGCAATTGCATG GTGGGTCGTGATATGCGCGTGGTGGTGCATAATGACCAGAAAATGGACAAGATTGAGAGCCGGCAACTGCAAGGAGGATAACTTTGGATTGCAGCAAGGATTTTCAACCGTCACCGCCGTCGCGGCTTGGGGACTCCCCGCCGCACACACTATCGCTGTGCTGGTCACAAGAGACGTCGATGCTGACGAATTAACCG CAAGTTGTTTCGTCGGCCAGCAAAATACGCATTCTCTACTTGTATTGGTGTTAGCGCCACAATTCGTCTATTTGTCGTTCGGGACGACGTTTTTGTTGGTCGGCTTGGCGTCGTTGGCGTTACCACGACGTCCGACGGTGACGCCAACATCAACGTCGTTGACTACAGCGACGTCGGCGTTAACAGCGTCTCACACGAATCCTTTAACTCGTCAGCAACGGGAAGCGCCCGGCAAATTGTCTCCGGTGAAAATTTACCGGCGGCAAAAGCAGCTGTTAACGCGCGTAGGCATATTTAGTTGTCTTTATGCTGGACTGATGATCTGCATCACCAGCACGACCTTCTACGAATGGTGGGGTAGAGAAACGTGGCTTCGAGCGCCGGAACCATCGACGGCGCCGCGCGCGCCCGCTCGACCTCTGCTGCAATTCTTCGTGCTGCGATTAGTGATAACTCTCGGCACTGGCGTCATAACCGCCGCGTGCATTTGGTGGCCAGAAGTAACAAGTATGTATCGTAAACTACTGCACTGCAAGCAATCGCCACACAAATGCCCTCCATTGCCATCCGTTGTGCATTGTTACAACGCCGGCGGCACCACCGGCTCCGTACCTCACCAGATTCATCATCTTGGTCATCTTACGCCACCGCAGCATCCTTTGTTACATCAACATACAATGACGAATTCGCAGATACCGTACAGAAAccataaaaaatatcgaaaacatCGGAAACATCATTCCGGCAGTGAAACACAG CtgttaatctttaattattacaaacacAAAATATTGTGCATACACACGCATCATAGGAGACGAGATCTCGTACCTTGGTTCTGTGAGAGAGATGTATTCTGGCATGAtacaatctttatttaa
- the LOC105667474 gene encoding frizzled-4 isoform X4, giving the protein MRWILLLMLVRAIWCAHGACEPIRIEMCRGLGYNVTVMPNLVGNEIQGDADFTLQTFSPLIQYGCSAQLHLFLCSVYAPMCTEKVPAPIGPCRSLCEQVRARCFPVLQGFGFPWPAALNCSKFPPENNHQHMCMEGPGEPGPANPIQPFQTMSAGNGPWGCSWYAKSGLYIFLNRSGRCAAACDADILWSQKDKKLTEAWMTIFASACLISVVIAILTLLKPCKRSALNTTAERAIICLMICHTVVAIGYVIRLAAGRLNVACTPVIPLHPQDQIALAQQQQQQQQQQQQQQQQEQQQQYLTQDGLANPYCAVVFLLLYYFGFAAIAWWVVICAWWCIMTRKWTRLRAGNCKEDNFGLQQGFSTVTAVAAWGLPAAHTIAVLVTRDVDADELTASCFVGQQNTHSLLVLVLAPQFVYLSFGTTFLLVGLASLALPRRPTVTPTSTSLTTATSALTASHTNPLTRQQREAPGKLSPVKIYRRQKQLLTRVGIFSCLYAGLMICITSTTFYEWWGRETWLRAPEPSTAPRAPARPLLQFFVLRLVITLGTGVITAACIWWPEVTS; this is encoded by the exons ATGCGTTGGATTTTATTGTTGATGTTAGTGCGTGCGATATGGTGCGCGCACGGCGCCTGCGAACCGATCAGAATCGAAATGTGTCGCGGCCTTGGCTACAACGTTACTGTCATGCCGAATCTGGTCGGTAACGAGATCCAAGGCGATGCCGATTTTACTTTACAAACATTCAGTCCACTTATTCAATATGGATGCAG CGCGCAATTACATCTGTTCCTATGCTCGGTTTACGCACCGATGTGCACGGAAAAAGTCCCTGCCCCTATAGGGCCTTGCCGGAGTCTGTGCGAGCAAGTGCGAGCCCGTTGCTTTCCGGTTCTTCAAGGATTCGGCTTTCCTTGGCCCGCTGCATTGAACTGCTCCAAGTTTCCGCCAGAAAATAATCATCAGCACATGTGCATGGAAGGTCCGGGCGAGCCTGGACCAGCTAATCCAATCCAG CCTTTTCAGACGATGAGTGCCGGCAACGGACCCTGGGGCTGTTCCTGGTATGCCAAGTCTGGATTGTACATCTTCTTGAATCGTTCGGGAAGATGCGCTGCTGCTTGCGACGCTGATATTTTGTGGTCCCAAAAGGACAAGAAGCTTACAGAGGCCTGGATGACCATATTCGCATCGGCGTGCCTCATCTCTGTCGTGATTGCCATTCTGACGCTTTTAAAACCATGTAAACGGTCTGCACTGAACACCACTGCAG agCGTGCAATAATCTGCCTGATGATCTGCCACACGGTAGTAGCAATTGGCTATGTGATTCGATTGGCCGCTGGCCGGCTGAACGTCGCCTGTACACCCGTAATTCCGTTGCACCCACAAGATCAGATTGCCTTGGcccagcagcagcagcagcagcagcaacaacaacaacaacaacaacaacaagaACAACAGCAACAGTACCTCACGCAGGATGGTTTAGCTAATCCTTACTGCGCCGTCGTTTTTCTACTACTTTATTATTTCGGATTCGCCGCAATTGCATG GTGGGTCGTGATATGCGCGTGGTGGTGCATAATGACCAGAAAATGGACAAGATTGAGAGCCGGCAACTGCAAGGAGGATAACTTTGGATTGCAGCAAGGATTTTCAACCGTCACCGCCGTCGCGGCTTGGGGACTCCCCGCCGCACACACTATCGCTGTGCTGGTCACAAGAGACGTCGATGCTGACGAATTAACCG CAAGTTGTTTCGTCGGCCAGCAAAATACGCATTCTCTACTTGTATTGGTGTTAGCGCCACAATTCGTCTATTTGTCGTTCGGGACGACGTTTTTGTTGGTCGGCTTGGCGTCGTTGGCGTTACCACGACGTCCGACGGTGACGCCAACATCAACGTCGTTGACTACAGCGACGTCGGCGTTAACAGCGTCTCACACGAATCCTTTAACTCGTCAGCAACGGGAAGCGCCCGGCAAATTGTCTCCGGTGAAAATTTACCGGCGGCAAAAGCAGCTGTTAACGCGCGTAGGCATATTTAGTTGTCTTTATGCTGGACTGATGATCTGCATCACCAGCACGACCTTCTACGAATGGTGGGGTAGAGAAACGTGGCTTCGAGCGCCGGAACCATCGACGGCGCCGCGCGCGCCCGCTCGACCTCTGCTGCAATTCTTCGTGCTGCGATTAGTGATAACTCTCGGCACTGGCGTCATAACCGCCGCGTGCATTTGGTGGCCAGAAGTAACAA GTTAA
- the LOC105667474 gene encoding frizzled-4 isoform X2, with translation MRWILLLMLVRAIWCAHGACEPIRIEMCRGLGYNVTVMPNLVGNEIQGDADFTLQTFSPLIQYGCSAQLHLFLCSVYAPMCTEKVPAPIGPCRSLCEQVRARCFPVLQGFGFPWPAALNCSKFPPENNHQHMCMEGPGEPGPANPIQPFQTMSAGNGPWGCSWYAKSGLYIFLNRSGRCAAACDADILWSQKDKKLTEAWMTIFASACLISVVIAILTLLKPCKRSALNTTAERAIICLMICHTVVAIGYVIRLAAGRLNVACTPVIPLHPQDQIALAQQQQQQQQQQQQQQQQEQQQQYLTQDGLANPYCAVVFLLLYYFGFAAIAWWVVICAWWCIMTRKWTRLRAGNCKEDNFGLQQGFSTVTAVAAWGLPAAHTIAVLVTRDVDADELTASCFVGQQNTHSLLVLVLAPQFVYLSFGTTFLLVGLASLALPRRPTVTPTSTSLTTATSALTASHTNPLTRQQREAPGKLSPVKIYRRQKQLLTRVGIFSCLYAGLMICITSTTFYEWWGRETWLRAPEPSTAPRAPARPLLQFFVLRLVITLGTGVITAACIWWPEVTSMYRKLLHCKQSPHKCPPLPSVVHCYNAGGTTGSVPHQIHHLGHLTPPQHPLLHQHTMTNSQIPYRNHKKYRKHRKHHSGSETQVNIQGHKSFSISD, from the exons ATGCGTTGGATTTTATTGTTGATGTTAGTGCGTGCGATATGGTGCGCGCACGGCGCCTGCGAACCGATCAGAATCGAAATGTGTCGCGGCCTTGGCTACAACGTTACTGTCATGCCGAATCTGGTCGGTAACGAGATCCAAGGCGATGCCGATTTTACTTTACAAACATTCAGTCCACTTATTCAATATGGATGCAG CGCGCAATTACATCTGTTCCTATGCTCGGTTTACGCACCGATGTGCACGGAAAAAGTCCCTGCCCCTATAGGGCCTTGCCGGAGTCTGTGCGAGCAAGTGCGAGCCCGTTGCTTTCCGGTTCTTCAAGGATTCGGCTTTCCTTGGCCCGCTGCATTGAACTGCTCCAAGTTTCCGCCAGAAAATAATCATCAGCACATGTGCATGGAAGGTCCGGGCGAGCCTGGACCAGCTAATCCAATCCAG CCTTTTCAGACGATGAGTGCCGGCAACGGACCCTGGGGCTGTTCCTGGTATGCCAAGTCTGGATTGTACATCTTCTTGAATCGTTCGGGAAGATGCGCTGCTGCTTGCGACGCTGATATTTTGTGGTCCCAAAAGGACAAGAAGCTTACAGAGGCCTGGATGACCATATTCGCATCGGCGTGCCTCATCTCTGTCGTGATTGCCATTCTGACGCTTTTAAAACCATGTAAACGGTCTGCACTGAACACCACTGCAG agCGTGCAATAATCTGCCTGATGATCTGCCACACGGTAGTAGCAATTGGCTATGTGATTCGATTGGCCGCTGGCCGGCTGAACGTCGCCTGTACACCCGTAATTCCGTTGCACCCACAAGATCAGATTGCCTTGGcccagcagcagcagcagcagcagcaacaacaacaacaacaacaacaacaagaACAACAGCAACAGTACCTCACGCAGGATGGTTTAGCTAATCCTTACTGCGCCGTCGTTTTTCTACTACTTTATTATTTCGGATTCGCCGCAATTGCATG GTGGGTCGTGATATGCGCGTGGTGGTGCATAATGACCAGAAAATGGACAAGATTGAGAGCCGGCAACTGCAAGGAGGATAACTTTGGATTGCAGCAAGGATTTTCAACCGTCACCGCCGTCGCGGCTTGGGGACTCCCCGCCGCACACACTATCGCTGTGCTGGTCACAAGAGACGTCGATGCTGACGAATTAACCG CAAGTTGTTTCGTCGGCCAGCAAAATACGCATTCTCTACTTGTATTGGTGTTAGCGCCACAATTCGTCTATTTGTCGTTCGGGACGACGTTTTTGTTGGTCGGCTTGGCGTCGTTGGCGTTACCACGACGTCCGACGGTGACGCCAACATCAACGTCGTTGACTACAGCGACGTCGGCGTTAACAGCGTCTCACACGAATCCTTTAACTCGTCAGCAACGGGAAGCGCCCGGCAAATTGTCTCCGGTGAAAATTTACCGGCGGCAAAAGCAGCTGTTAACGCGCGTAGGCATATTTAGTTGTCTTTATGCTGGACTGATGATCTGCATCACCAGCACGACCTTCTACGAATGGTGGGGTAGAGAAACGTGGCTTCGAGCGCCGGAACCATCGACGGCGCCGCGCGCGCCCGCTCGACCTCTGCTGCAATTCTTCGTGCTGCGATTAGTGATAACTCTCGGCACTGGCGTCATAACCGCCGCGTGCATTTGGTGGCCAGAAGTAACAAGTATGTATCGTAAACTACTGCACTGCAAGCAATCGCCACACAAATGCCCTCCATTGCCATCCGTTGTGCATTGTTACAACGCCGGCGGCACCACCGGCTCCGTACCTCACCAGATTCATCATCTTGGTCATCTTACGCCACCGCAGCATCCTTTGTTACATCAACATACAATGACGAATTCGCAGATACCGTACAGAAAccataaaaaatatcgaaaacatCGGAAACATCATTCCGGCAGTGAAACACAG GTTAATATTCAAGGTCACAAATCATTTTCAATCTCTGATtga